A window from uncultured Desulfobacter sp. encodes these proteins:
- the rpsI gene encoding 30S ribosomal protein S9, whose amino-acid sequence MESANQFYATGKRKNSVAKVWLIPGTGKVVVNNRELDEYFDVPSNRAVLISPLVLTDKSDAFDLKITVMGGGYTGQAGAIRQGVSKALVLSDPDLRGVLKSAGFLTRDARQKERKKYGKKGARASFQFSKR is encoded by the coding sequence ATGGAAAGTGCAAACCAATTTTACGCAACAGGTAAGCGGAAAAATTCTGTGGCCAAAGTGTGGCTGATACCTGGTACAGGGAAAGTCGTTGTTAATAACAGAGAATTAGATGAGTATTTTGATGTTCCGTCAAACAGAGCGGTGCTGATATCTCCTCTGGTTCTTACTGATAAAAGCGATGCCTTTGACCTCAAAATCACTGTGATGGGTGGTGGGTACACCGGTCAGGCAGGTGCCATTCGTCAAGGCGTGTCAAAAGCGCTTGTTTTGTCAGACCCGGATCTGCGCGGTGTTTTGAAATCTGCAGGTTTTCTTACCAGGGATGCCAGGCAGAAAGAACGTAAAAAATACGGGAAAAAGGGCGCAAGAGCCAGTTTTCAGTTTTCAAAAAGATAA
- the lon gene encoding endopeptidase La produces MAEADIDDLIEIIEKEGNVEEIPKVIPMMPVRDVVVFTDMLLPLFVGREKSIKAIEECVDFDRYVFLSVQKDSEMEKPGPEDVYDIGTIARVQKMIKMPDGRIKALVQGISKAKLVEFVQKRSFFKVRVETVTDVEPDSIDIEIEALMRNVKENSEKLLALKGEFSGDVGDLLSHIDSPGKLADLVASNLNLKVEDAQSLLETTDAVERLTRVNDLLARELELSTVQAKIQTHVKDEISKNQRDYYLREQVKAIHRELGESDDKIAEIADFKQKIKKCKLPEECEKEALKQLNRLEQMHFDSSEASVVRTYLDCIVELPWSKTTKDFLDITKAQEVLDQNHYGLDKAKERILEYLSVRKLNPKKKGQIICFVGPPGVGKTSLGRAIAKAMKRKFHRVSLGGIRDEAEIRGHRRTYIGAMPGRILQGLRQCGTKNPVFMLDEIDKLGNDFRGDPSSALLEALDPEQNAEFSDHYLNMPFDLSDVLFVLTANMADTIPSALLDRMELIHLTGYTRQEKVVIAKQHLLPRKLKDNGLIRRAINFSPNAIESIVSEYTLEAGLRGLERKLDSVCRKIARQIAEGQKGKFAVTCQNLTKYLGPPQFINEMDQEESQVGLATGLAWTEVGGEHLYIEISLFPGKGELQLTGQIGEVMQESARAALTYTKANQEELGINKDDFEANDIHIHVPAGAIPKDGPSAGIAIATALVSAFTGKKVNNKVGMTGEISLRGRVLPIGGLKEKALGALRAGIKTVIIPEKNKRDLHDIPKSVKSKLTFICVKDVREVLDIALEDE; encoded by the coding sequence ATGGCAGAAGCAGATATAGATGATCTGATTGAAATAATCGAAAAAGAAGGTAATGTCGAAGAAATCCCAAAGGTGATTCCCATGATGCCGGTCAGGGATGTGGTGGTCTTTACAGATATGCTGCTTCCCCTGTTTGTCGGACGGGAAAAGTCCATCAAGGCCATTGAAGAGTGTGTGGACTTTGACCGGTACGTTTTCCTGTCGGTCCAGAAAGACTCGGAAATGGAAAAGCCGGGGCCGGAGGATGTTTATGATATCGGAACCATTGCCCGGGTTCAGAAGATGATCAAAATGCCCGATGGCAGGATCAAGGCGTTGGTCCAGGGTATTTCCAAGGCAAAGCTCGTTGAATTTGTTCAAAAGCGTTCTTTTTTTAAGGTTAGGGTGGAGACGGTTACTGATGTCGAACCGGATTCCATTGACATAGAAATTGAAGCCTTGATGCGGAACGTAAAGGAGAACAGCGAAAAACTTCTGGCGCTCAAGGGCGAGTTTTCCGGTGATGTAGGGGATCTTTTGTCCCATATCGACTCTCCGGGGAAACTTGCGGATCTTGTGGCATCCAACCTTAATCTCAAAGTAGAGGATGCCCAGTCGCTCCTTGAGACCACGGATGCTGTTGAGCGTTTAACCCGGGTTAATGACCTTCTGGCCCGGGAGCTTGAATTGTCGACGGTTCAGGCAAAAATTCAGACCCATGTCAAAGATGAAATTTCAAAAAACCAGAGGGATTATTACCTTCGTGAGCAGGTTAAAGCGATCCACAGAGAGCTTGGGGAAAGCGATGATAAAATTGCCGAGATCGCTGACTTTAAGCAGAAAATAAAAAAATGCAAGCTGCCGGAAGAGTGTGAAAAAGAGGCGCTCAAGCAGTTGAACCGCCTGGAGCAGATGCATTTTGATTCTTCTGAAGCCTCGGTGGTCAGGACCTATCTGGATTGTATCGTTGAATTGCCCTGGAGCAAAACCACCAAGGACTTTTTGGACATCACAAAGGCCCAGGAGGTTTTGGACCAGAATCATTATGGGCTGGACAAGGCCAAGGAACGTATCCTTGAGTACTTAAGTGTGCGTAAGCTCAATCCAAAGAAAAAGGGGCAGATTATCTGCTTTGTTGGCCCTCCGGGTGTGGGTAAAACTTCCCTTGGCCGGGCCATTGCCAAGGCCATGAAGCGTAAGTTTCACCGGGTCTCTTTGGGCGGGATTCGTGATGAGGCTGAAATTCGGGGGCACAGACGAACATATATTGGCGCCATGCCTGGGCGGATTTTACAGGGGCTTCGTCAATGCGGCACCAAAAATCCGGTGTTTATGCTGGATGAAATTGACAAGCTGGGAAATGATTTCAGGGGTGATCCGTCATCCGCGCTTCTGGAGGCATTGGATCCTGAACAAAATGCCGAGTTCTCTGATCATTACCTGAATATGCCCTTTGATTTGTCCGATGTGTTGTTTGTTTTGACGGCAAATATGGCCGATACCATTCCTTCTGCCCTGCTTGACAGGATGGAATTGATCCACCTTACCGGATATACCCGCCAGGAAAAGGTGGTCATTGCCAAACAGCATCTTTTGCCACGAAAGCTCAAGGACAATGGTTTGATCCGGCGTGCCATTAATTTCAGTCCCAACGCCATAGAGTCCATTGTTTCAGAATATACCTTGGAAGCAGGTCTCCGGGGGCTTGAAAGAAAACTGGACTCGGTATGCCGCAAAATTGCCCGCCAGATTGCCGAAGGTCAGAAGGGCAAGTTTGCCGTTACCTGCCAGAATTTAACCAAGTACCTTGGGCCCCCTCAATTTATCAATGAAATGGATCAGGAAGAGAGTCAAGTCGGTTTGGCCACAGGACTTGCATGGACCGAAGTGGGCGGCGAGCATCTATATATAGAAATATCCTTATTTCCAGGTAAGGGCGAGTTACAGCTCACAGGGCAGATCGGTGAGGTGATGCAGGAGTCTGCAAGGGCGGCATTGACGTATACCAAAGCCAACCAGGAAGAGTTGGGTATAAACAAGGACGACTTTGAAGCCAACGATATCCATATCCATGTTCCTGCAGGCGCCATTCCCAAGGATGGTCCTTCGGCCGGTATCGCCATTGCTACGGCCCTTGTGTCTGCGTTTACCGGTAAAAAAGTAAACAACAAGGTCGGTATGACCGGTGAGATCTCTTTGCGGGGCAGGGTGCTTCCCATCGGCGGCCTTAAAGAGAAGGCCCTGGGCGCATTAAGAGCGGGTATCAAGACCGTGATTATCCCGGAGAAAAATAAAAGAGATCTCCATGATATACCAAAATCCGTCAAATCCAAGCTGACGTTTATTTGTGTGAAGGATGTCAGGGAGGTCCTGGATATCGCTCTGGAAGACGAATAA
- a CDS encoding PilZ domain-containing protein, producing the protein MEFDVKNIFVPSVGVNLVFNINTDFPASKSSIIYDADYEEETITIAQPTPPVTPRTPFDQLHLTTLVYIDQRRLRIGIPCSPSRFINNYPMADGSPVKAIVLKYRLPAIETNIRAAFRLSLTGRYTVKAKILYNEQEYRTPGDFKIKDISFSGLGIVILEKKEKRLHPLATLKTRTKMIMGLALVDRDQPETIGTFPIQIQVARIKPDYSETHTLIGLKITNITAKDEEALNQFIHIAQIEELKRLSKQD; encoded by the coding sequence ATGGAATTCGACGTAAAAAATATATTTGTCCCTTCGGTGGGTGTGAATTTGGTATTCAACATCAATACCGATTTCCCAGCTTCAAAATCATCTATTATCTATGATGCTGACTACGAAGAAGAGACCATCACCATTGCCCAACCGACGCCTCCCGTAACACCACGTACCCCATTTGACCAACTCCACCTGACAACACTGGTCTATATTGATCAACGCCGATTACGGATAGGGATTCCCTGTAGTCCTTCCCGGTTCATCAACAACTACCCAATGGCCGACGGATCTCCGGTGAAGGCAATTGTACTTAAATACCGATTACCGGCAATAGAAACCAATATAAGGGCCGCGTTCAGACTCTCGCTGACCGGCAGATATACAGTAAAGGCTAAAATACTATACAACGAGCAGGAATACAGGACGCCAGGTGATTTCAAAATAAAGGACATCTCCTTTTCAGGATTGGGTATCGTCATACTCGAAAAAAAAGAAAAACGCTTACACCCTCTGGCTACCCTCAAAACCAGAACAAAAATGATTATGGGACTTGCCTTGGTAGACCGTGATCAACCCGAAACCATAGGAACCTTTCCCATACAAATTCAAGTTGCGCGAATAAAACCGGATTATTCGGAAACCCATACCTTAATCGGCTTGAAAATCACCAATATTACTGCAAAAGACGAAGAAGCGCTAAATCAATTCATCCATATTGCCCAGATTGAGGAATTAAAACGCCTCAGCAAACAAGACTGA
- a CDS encoding prepilin peptidase produces the protein MFPQSIFIAVMAFVFGSCIGSFLNVVICRIPQGKSIVSPPSHCPVCNQNIPFYLNIPILSYILLTGKCRFCNTSISIGYPLVEMITGMLSLGLFFKFGPTPTALFYFLFCAVLIVVSFIDIDHQIIPDKLSLPGILFFSTSCIFVPQMQFLSVIWGILAGGGILYLVALSYYCIRKHQGMGGGDIKLLAMIGAATGVKGVFFTLFTGSVFGTLGGLAALALSKKPNSRQSKIPFGPFLSLGAILYIFWGEPLIQWYFNFLR, from the coding sequence ATGTTCCCGCAATCCATTTTTATTGCTGTCATGGCTTTTGTTTTTGGTTCCTGTATCGGCAGCTTCCTTAACGTGGTCATCTGCCGGATACCCCAAGGAAAGTCCATCGTATCTCCGCCGTCCCACTGTCCGGTCTGCAACCAGAATATTCCATTTTATCTTAATATTCCAATCCTAAGCTATATATTGCTCACGGGGAAATGCAGGTTCTGCAACACATCCATTTCAATTGGCTACCCCTTGGTGGAAATGATCACCGGAATGCTGTCCCTGGGACTTTTTTTTAAATTCGGGCCGACGCCCACCGCACTTTTTTATTTTCTTTTCTGCGCAGTACTCATTGTGGTCTCTTTTATTGACATAGATCACCAAATCATTCCGGACAAATTATCCCTACCCGGAATTCTATTTTTTTCAACATCTTGTATTTTTGTGCCACAAATGCAGTTTCTGTCGGTTATTTGGGGAATTCTGGCAGGCGGCGGTATTCTATACCTTGTAGCCCTATCATATTATTGCATTCGCAAGCACCAGGGCATGGGAGGCGGAGACATCAAACTGCTTGCCATGATCGGTGCCGCCACAGGCGTAAAAGGAGTATTTTTCACACTATTTACAGGCTCTGTTTTCGGCACCCTTGGCGGCCTGGCGGCTTTGGCCCTGAGCAAAAAGCCAAACAGCAGGCAGTCAAAAATTCCATTTGGCCCCTTTCTTTCCCTGGGGGCTATTCTCTATATTTTCTGGGGAGAACCCTTGATACAGTGGTATTTCAATTTCCTTAGGTAA
- the rplM gene encoding 50S ribosomal protein L13 has translation MEKYTYSAKRSDNKENWCIIDAKDQVLGRLASQIAYRIRGKHNTLYTPHVDTGDWVIVVNADKVRLTGNKMGQKTYYRHSGYIGGIKSQTAKEMFETKPEDVLKKAVRGMLPKNRLGRKLGKKLFVYAGDQHPHAAQKPQVVEF, from the coding sequence TTGGAAAAATATACATACAGTGCAAAAAGATCTGACAACAAAGAGAACTGGTGCATTATTGATGCAAAGGACCAGGTGCTTGGGCGGCTTGCTTCCCAGATAGCGTATAGAATCCGGGGTAAACACAACACACTTTACACTCCCCATGTGGATACTGGTGACTGGGTAATTGTTGTCAATGCGGATAAGGTCCGTTTGACCGGAAATAAAATGGGACAGAAAACCTATTACCGCCATTCCGGTTATATCGGAGGAATCAAATCCCAAACAGCCAAAGAGATGTTTGAAACAAAACCCGAAGATGTCTTGAAAAAGGCTGTTCGAGGCATGCTGCCAAAAAACAGACTGGGCCGCAAGCTTGGGAAAAAATTGTTTGTTTATGCAGGCGATCAGCATCCCCACGCTGCGCAAAAGCCTCAGGTCGTCGAATTCTAA
- a CDS encoding rhodanese-like domain-containing protein, whose protein sequence is MYFNQISVKGLGCQSYCIGCPAAQQMMVVDPKRDIQDYLDIAYQEGMRITHIVNTHLHADHISGDQELSAATGADIYINDSVEISYPHKAIEPGDIFTLGAAKIEVLHTPGHTPNSISLVVTDTGRSDKPEMILTGDLLFVGDIGRPDLPGPEILDEQVENLYNSLYKTLAAFPDYLEVYPAHGEGSLCGRGMSSKKSSTLGYERNANPMLQFDSFDAFKANIMSAFPARPKSFSYIISTNRKGADLLDACTLDKRLTPDQFQELMSEDTTLVMDTRDSAAYGGFHIPGSINIGFEKQLANWVGMVIDPGTELLLVVENRDAYDRMLTELHRIGYDAVLGYLSGGINEWLMSGRPVDQLAQISPLQLHKKNGPDGPLILDVRTMAEWNSGHIEHAVHFPLTDILDHKMPQADKDQEIILQCGSGYRSNIAAGFLKDKGFGNIKSLAGGVFAWHNANLPLVLV, encoded by the coding sequence ATGTATTTTAATCAGATTTCAGTGAAAGGCCTTGGGTGCCAGTCCTATTGCATCGGCTGCCCCGCAGCCCAGCAAATGATGGTCGTTGATCCCAAAAGGGACATTCAGGACTATCTGGACATCGCTTACCAGGAAGGTATGCGCATCACCCATATTGTTAACACCCACCTTCATGCGGACCATATTTCAGGCGACCAGGAATTGAGTGCGGCGACAGGTGCGGATATCTATATCAATGACAGTGTAGAAATCAGCTATCCCCACAAGGCAATCGAACCGGGAGATATTTTCACCCTTGGGGCCGCAAAGATTGAAGTGCTGCACACACCCGGCCACACACCCAACTCTATTTCTCTGGTCGTGACAGACACAGGGCGCTCGGATAAACCGGAAATGATTCTGACCGGAGACCTGCTGTTTGTGGGGGATATCGGCCGGCCGGACTTGCCCGGCCCCGAAATTTTGGACGAACAAGTCGAGAATCTTTACAACAGCCTGTACAAAACCCTTGCAGCGTTCCCTGACTACCTTGAAGTATACCCTGCCCATGGAGAGGGATCATTGTGCGGCAGAGGCATGAGTTCAAAAAAAAGCTCCACACTGGGATATGAACGCAACGCCAACCCCATGCTGCAGTTTGATTCCTTTGACGCATTCAAAGCAAATATTATGTCCGCCTTTCCAGCCCGACCCAAAAGCTTTTCATACATTATTTCCACGAACAGGAAAGGCGCAGACCTGCTGGACGCCTGCACCCTGGACAAACGCTTGACCCCCGACCAATTTCAGGAATTGATGTCGGAGGACACCACACTGGTCATGGATACCCGGGACAGTGCGGCATATGGCGGATTTCACATTCCCGGCAGCATCAACATCGGGTTCGAAAAACAATTGGCCAATTGGGTGGGCATGGTTATTGACCCTGGCACGGAACTGCTGCTGGTGGTGGAGAACCGCGATGCCTATGACCGGATGCTCACCGAACTTCACCGAATTGGATATGACGCAGTTCTGGGATATCTATCAGGCGGTATAAACGAGTGGCTTATGAGCGGCCGACCTGTAGATCAACTCGCGCAAATTTCCCCGCTCCAGCTTCACAAAAAAAATGGCCCTGACGGACCGCTAATCCTGGATGTCCGCACCATGGCAGAGTGGAACTCCGGGCATATTGAACACGCCGTTCACTTTCCTTTGACGGATATTTTAGATCATAAAATGCCCCAAGCGGACAAGGACCAGGAGATCATTTTGCAATGCGGCAGTGGATATCGCTCCAATATCGCAGCAGGTTTCCTTAAAGATAAAGGATTTGGCAACATAAAATCACTGGCCGGCGGCGTATTCGCCTGGCACAATGCAAATCTTCCTTTAGTGTTAGTGTAG
- a CDS encoding DsrE family protein, with translation MTNNVVIALSCGTNDTNRATRAIHLATIAHKEGKNTSLFLLDEGVYLAKEGIITHVRAATGDVADDLLAYLQAHDVPILVCTPCANARQIKEDDLIEGARMASAAEFINMSCDATVISL, from the coding sequence ATGACAAACAATGTTGTAATTGCGTTATCCTGCGGCACCAATGACACCAACCGGGCGACCAGGGCTATTCACCTTGCAACCATAGCTCACAAAGAGGGGAAAAACACCAGTCTTTTTTTACTGGATGAAGGGGTGTATCTGGCCAAAGAAGGCATCATTACTCATGTCAGGGCTGCAACCGGTGATGTGGCCGATGACCTTCTGGCATACCTTCAGGCCCATGATGTGCCGATTCTGGTCTGCACACCCTGCGCCAACGCCCGCCAGATTAAAGAAGATGACCTTATTGAAGGGGCTCGCATGGCGTCAGCGGCAGAATTTATCAATATGTCCTGTGATGCCACGGTCATTAGTTTATAG
- a CDS encoding polymer-forming cytoskeletal protein codes for MRKNTKNLSIIDKELKIDGSIESCGKLIIKGEVRGTINGDVVIIAQDGEVNSTLTKVSSLTIGGNFKGELIASKELIILATGSCAGKVVCQDLIVENGGVLNADISCKTSSKMEPARKEKSFFSKAGSPNQKEEKQIEL; via the coding sequence GTGAGAAAAAATACAAAGAATTTAAGTATCATTGATAAGGAACTCAAGATAGACGGCTCCATCGAAAGTTGTGGGAAACTGATCATCAAAGGAGAAGTAAGGGGTACAATTAATGGAGATGTTGTAATTATTGCCCAGGATGGTGAGGTCAACTCAACTTTGACAAAGGTATCGAGCCTGACCATCGGCGGCAATTTTAAAGGGGAACTGATCGCCTCTAAAGAATTGATTATTCTGGCAACCGGCTCTTGTGCCGGAAAAGTTGTATGCCAGGACCTGATCGTAGAAAACGGTGGTGTGCTTAATGCGGATATATCCTGTAAAACATCCAGTAAAATGGAGCCTGCCAGGAAAGAAAAATCGTTTTTTTCAAAGGCCGGTAGCCCAAACCAGAAAGAAGAAAAACAGATTGAATTGTAA
- a CDS encoding HU family DNA-binding protein produces MNKGDLINKVSEVLSSKKDAQAAVDCMIETITEALAANDSVTLVGFGTFKTAERKERKGRNPQTGKEINIPARNVPKFVPGKALKDAVK; encoded by the coding sequence ATGAACAAAGGCGATTTAATTAATAAGGTTTCAGAAGTCCTTAGCAGTAAAAAAGATGCGCAGGCAGCCGTTGATTGCATGATTGAAACCATCACGGAGGCCTTGGCCGCTAATGACTCTGTTACCTTGGTAGGTTTTGGCACATTCAAAACCGCTGAAAGAAAAGAGAGAAAGGGCAGAAATCCCCAGACAGGAAAAGAGATTAACATTCCGGCTAGAAATGTCCCCAAATTCGTACCCGGAAAAGCGCTCAAAGACGCTGTAAAATAA
- a CDS encoding exonuclease domain-containing protein, whose product MQTLLFYDIETSGLNPAFDQVLTFACIRTDLSLNEISRDEVVIRLREDIVPSPWAFLTHRLSAKVLDSGVSEYQAALKIHRLLNTPQTISVGYNSLGFDDEFLRFLFYRNLLDPYSHQFSNGCSRMDMLPVTLIYYLFCSQALSWPKLENGQTTMKLEHLTRQNRFETSGRAHEAMSDVESVVGLAKAFVKYSEIWSYVVGFFDKNVDLKRMNTLQSADLSKRYGMDIALMVSVSFGADCNYMVPVVYVGGSVPYKNQSLWIRLDKDGLFDRIDEAFGGYELITIRKKPGDQLFILPALDRFWEKLSSSSRTACIQNLDFIMKNRQMFDRTVNFHRNFKYPHVPDIDPDADLYQGGFFSFKDKKEIAIFHTTEAAQRCRAAQDFQSDRVRVLAQRILVRNFNEKPESAPEFCKHLKCLCGGDPKETIKGYKEDVKLTCAKALGQLEKIEAEVGQSFDSDQKDLLKWLKTHIQRQSVLFAEAF is encoded by the coding sequence ATGCAGACACTTTTATTCTATGATATAGAAACCTCCGGACTGAATCCTGCCTTTGATCAGGTCCTGACCTTTGCGTGCATTCGAACGGATCTATCTTTAAATGAGATCAGCAGAGATGAGGTTGTTATTCGTCTCAGGGAAGATATTGTACCTTCTCCATGGGCATTTCTTACCCATCGGCTTAGCGCTAAAGTACTCGATTCAGGAGTTAGTGAATACCAGGCTGCCTTAAAAATCCATCGGCTTTTGAACACGCCTCAGACCATCAGTGTCGGGTATAATTCCCTTGGATTTGATGATGAATTTTTGCGTTTTCTTTTTTATCGTAATCTATTGGATCCCTATTCGCATCAGTTTTCCAACGGGTGCAGTCGCATGGATATGCTGCCTGTGACATTAATATATTACCTTTTTTGTTCCCAGGCGCTTTCCTGGCCCAAGCTCGAAAATGGGCAGACAACCATGAAACTTGAGCACTTAACCCGGCAAAATAGATTTGAAACTTCAGGCAGGGCCCATGAAGCCATGAGCGATGTTGAATCTGTCGTCGGGCTCGCAAAGGCCTTTGTTAAATACAGTGAAATTTGGTCGTATGTCGTCGGTTTTTTTGATAAAAATGTTGATCTTAAACGCATGAACACGCTTCAATCAGCGGATTTATCCAAAAGGTACGGAATGGATATTGCGCTTATGGTATCCGTCTCATTTGGTGCGGACTGCAACTACATGGTGCCCGTGGTTTATGTGGGTGGATCTGTGCCGTATAAAAATCAGAGCCTGTGGATTCGTTTGGATAAGGACGGTCTGTTTGATCGGATTGATGAAGCCTTTGGTGGGTATGAGCTTATTACAATACGGAAGAAGCCGGGAGACCAATTGTTTATTTTGCCTGCCCTGGATCGGTTTTGGGAGAAGTTATCTTCCTCATCACGCACCGCTTGTATCCAAAATCTTGATTTTATAATGAAAAATAGGCAAATGTTTGATCGAACGGTAAATTTTCATCGAAATTTCAAATACCCCCATGTGCCTGATATTGACCCGGACGCGGATTTGTACCAGGGTGGGTTCTTTTCATTTAAAGACAAAAAAGAGATTGCGATTTTTCATACCACTGAAGCTGCCCAAAGATGTCGGGCTGCTCAAGACTTTCAAAGCGATAGGGTAAGGGTGTTGGCCCAGCGAATTCTTGTGCGAAATTTTAATGAAAAGCCGGAATCCGCCCCAGAGTTTTGTAAGCATTTAAAATGCCTTTGCGGCGGTGATCCAAAAGAAACGATTAAGGGGTATAAGGAGGATGTCAAGCTGACTTGTGCCAAGGCGCTTGGTCAACTTGAAAAAATTGAAGCGGAAGTCGGGCAGTCCTTTGATTCAGATCAAAAAGATCTTTTAAAATGGCTTAAGACGCATATTCAAAGACAATCAGTCTTGTTTGCTGAGGCGTTTTAA
- a CDS encoding peroxiredoxin, translating to MNQQNPNMPLLGDEFPELNVDTTHGPMSLPKDMKGKWFVLFSHPADFTPVCTTEFAGFQNRVAEFEKMGVKLIGMSVDQVFSHIKWIEWIKEKLNIEITFPVVAANDSVANKLGMLHPGKGSNTVRAVFVVDPESKVRLILYYPQEIGRNMDEIVRATKALITSDQNGVAMPANWPENELLKDRVIIPPPKSQKDAAQRLSQYEGYDWWFCHKSL from the coding sequence ATGAATCAGCAAAATCCAAACATGCCCCTGCTTGGCGACGAATTTCCGGAATTAAATGTGGACACCACCCATGGCCCCATGAGTCTACCCAAAGACATGAAAGGCAAATGGTTTGTTCTTTTCAGCCATCCGGCGGACTTCACCCCGGTATGCACCACGGAATTTGCAGGGTTTCAAAACCGAGTTGCCGAGTTTGAGAAAATGGGAGTGAAGCTAATCGGCATGTCAGTGGACCAGGTATTCAGCCACATAAAATGGATTGAATGGATTAAAGAAAAACTTAATATAGAAATTACTTTCCCAGTTGTTGCCGCCAACGACTCGGTGGCAAACAAATTGGGCATGCTGCACCCTGGTAAGGGTTCAAATACGGTTCGGGCGGTATTTGTGGTTGACCCTGAAAGCAAAGTGCGTCTGATCCTGTACTATCCCCAGGAAATTGGACGGAATATGGACGAGATTGTCCGGGCCACAAAAGCACTAATTACATCAGACCAGAATGGAGTTGCCATGCCTGCCAACTGGCCGGAAAATGAACTGCTCAAAGACCGGGTAATTATTCCGCCGCCAAAGTCACAAAAGGATGCAGCCCAACGACTGAGCCAATATGAAGGCTATGACTGGTGGTTCTGCCACAAATCCCTGTAA
- a CDS encoding chemotaxis protein CheX, whose protein sequence is MDVALVNPFIEGTLHILDTTALVKVKPEPPFLKRNTAHCADISGLLTVEGDLEATVAISFTEKSILGVVSAMFGEEMTEINDEITDAVGEICNMVAGHVTTKIGELGKKVKVKFVNVVTGPTEKILHTDTGSHVIAVPFRTTKGKVLLEICYSDESS, encoded by the coding sequence ATGGACGTAGCGCTTGTCAATCCTTTTATTGAAGGAACTTTACACATTCTTGATACCACTGCACTAGTAAAAGTAAAGCCGGAGCCGCCTTTTTTAAAGAGAAATACCGCTCATTGTGCTGATATTTCAGGCCTTTTGACAGTTGAGGGTGATTTGGAAGCAACGGTTGCGATTTCTTTTACTGAGAAAAGTATTTTAGGTGTTGTGTCGGCCATGTTTGGCGAAGAAATGACTGAAATTAATGATGAAATTACAGATGCGGTTGGGGAAATCTGCAATATGGTTGCAGGGCATGTTACTACTAAGATTGGGGAATTAGGGAAAAAGGTAAAGGTAAAATTCGTAAATGTTGTGACGGGTCCAACCGAAAAAATTTTGCATACAGACACGGGCAGTCACGTTATTGCTGTTCCCTTTCGAACAACCAAGGGCAAAGTGCTGCTTGAAATCTGTTATTCGGATGAAAGTTCATGA